The Osmerus eperlanus chromosome 22, fOsmEpe2.1, whole genome shotgun sequence genome window below encodes:
- the krt94 gene encoding keratin 94 isoform X2, which produces MSFQSYSYRSGGVPSSGASTISSRRVGYVSSAPKAYSVYGGGAGGSTRISSSSARNVSSGFGGGYGGGYGGGSGGGFDLSSALDQNTVHLNEKATMQNLNDRLASYLDKVRSLEAANSKLELQIREYYEQKGPAAERDYSNYWAIINDLKDKINGATINNANILLQIDNSKLAADDFRTKFEHELIMRQSVEADIANLRRLLDQTTLTKADLEMQIEGLQDELAYLKKNHAEELAAMRAQLTGTINVEVDAAPQQDLSRIMDEIRAQYEGITDKHRRDQETWFNEKSTTLSKEVAASTETIQTTKTEVNDLRRTLQGLEIELQSQLSMKAAIDNTLRETEARYSAMLTGYQNQINMLEQELGNVRSSIEQQGQDYRMLLDIKTRLEQEISTYRNLLETEESRPVVSGGTKSTVTHTTVRSSS; this is translated from the exons ATGTCTTTCCAGAGCTACAGCTACCGTTCCGGCGGCGTTCCCAGCAGCGGAGCCTCCACCATCAGCTCCCGCCGGGTGGGCTACGTGTCCAGCGCCCCCAAGGCCTACAGCGTGTACGGAGGAGGCGCCGGCGGCAGCACGcgcatctcctcctccagcgccCGCAACGTCTCCTCAGGCTTTGGCGGCGGCTACGGCGGTGGTTACGGGGGCGGCAGCGGCGGTGGCTTCGACCTGTCGAGCGCCCTGGACCAGAACACCGTCCACCTGAACGAGAAGGCCACCATGCAGAACCTGAACGACCGCCTTGCCTCCTACCTGGACAAGGTGCGCTCCCTGGAGGCAGCTAACTCCAAACTGGAGCTGCAGATCAGAGAGTACTACGAGCAGAAGGGACCAGCCGCTGAGAGGGACTACAGCAACTACTGGGCCATCATCAACGACCTGAAGGACAAG ATCAATGGTGCCACTATCAACAATGCCAACATCCTGCTCCAGATTGATAACTCCAAACTGGCAGCTGATGACTTCAGGACCAA GTTCGAGCACGAGCTGATCATGCGCCAGTCCGTGGAGGCTGACATCGCCAACCTTCGCCGCCTGTTGGACCAGACCACCCTGACCAAGGCCGACCTGGAGATGCAGATCGAAGgtctgcaggatgagctggctTACCTCAAGAAGAACCACGCAGAG GAGCTGGCAGCCATGCGGGCTCAGCTCACAGGCACCATCAACGTGGAGGTGGACGCCGCACCCCAGCAGGACCTCAGCAGAATCATGGACGAGATCCGCGCCCAGTATGAGGGCATCACGGACAAGCACCGTCGCGACCAGGAAACCTGGTTTAATGAAAAG TCCACGACGTTGTCCAAGGAGGTGGCCGCCAGCACCGAGACCATCCAGACCACCAAGACAGAGGTCAATGACCTCAGACGCACCCTGCAGGGCCTGGAGATCGAGCTGCAGTCGCAGCTCAGCATG AAAGCAGCCATTGACAACACCTTGCGAGAGACCGAGGCTCGTTACAGCGCCATGCTGACCGGCTACCAGAACCAGATCAACATGCTGGAGCAGGAGCTGGGCAACGTGCGCTCCAGCATAGAGCAGCAGGGCCAGGACTACAGGATGCTGCTGGATATCAagaccaggctggagcaggagatctCCACCTACAGGAACCTCCTGGAGACCGAGGAATCCAG GCCTGTTGTCTCAG GTGGAACCAAatccactgtcacacacaccacagtgcgCTCATCCAGCTAG
- the krt94 gene encoding keratin 94 isoform X1, with protein MSFQSYSYRSGGVPSSGASTISSRRVGYVSSAPKAYSVYGGGAGGSTRISSSSARNVSSGFGGGYGGGYGGGSGGGFDLSSALDQNTVHLNEKATMQNLNDRLASYLDKVRSLEAANSKLELQIREYYEQKGPAAERDYSNYWAIINDLKDKINGATINNANILLQIDNSKLAADDFRTKFEHELIMRQSVEADIANLRRLLDQTTLTKADLEMQIEGLQDELAYLKKNHAEELAAMRAQLTGTINVEVDAAPQQDLSRIMDEIRAQYEGITDKHRRDQETWFNEKSTTLSKEVAASTETIQTTKTEVNDLRRTLQGLEIELQSQLSMKAAIDNTLRETEARYSAMLTGYQNQINMLEQELGNVRSSIEQQGQDYRMLLDIKTRLEQEISTYRNLLETEESRCHSNSGTKSTVTHTTVRSSS; from the exons ATGTCTTTCCAGAGCTACAGCTACCGTTCCGGCGGCGTTCCCAGCAGCGGAGCCTCCACCATCAGCTCCCGCCGGGTGGGCTACGTGTCCAGCGCCCCCAAGGCCTACAGCGTGTACGGAGGAGGCGCCGGCGGCAGCACGcgcatctcctcctccagcgccCGCAACGTCTCCTCAGGCTTTGGCGGCGGCTACGGCGGTGGTTACGGGGGCGGCAGCGGCGGTGGCTTCGACCTGTCGAGCGCCCTGGACCAGAACACCGTCCACCTGAACGAGAAGGCCACCATGCAGAACCTGAACGACCGCCTTGCCTCCTACCTGGACAAGGTGCGCTCCCTGGAGGCAGCTAACTCCAAACTGGAGCTGCAGATCAGAGAGTACTACGAGCAGAAGGGACCAGCCGCTGAGAGGGACTACAGCAACTACTGGGCCATCATCAACGACCTGAAGGACAAG ATCAATGGTGCCACTATCAACAATGCCAACATCCTGCTCCAGATTGATAACTCCAAACTGGCAGCTGATGACTTCAGGACCAA GTTCGAGCACGAGCTGATCATGCGCCAGTCCGTGGAGGCTGACATCGCCAACCTTCGCCGCCTGTTGGACCAGACCACCCTGACCAAGGCCGACCTGGAGATGCAGATCGAAGgtctgcaggatgagctggctTACCTCAAGAAGAACCACGCAGAG GAGCTGGCAGCCATGCGGGCTCAGCTCACAGGCACCATCAACGTGGAGGTGGACGCCGCACCCCAGCAGGACCTCAGCAGAATCATGGACGAGATCCGCGCCCAGTATGAGGGCATCACGGACAAGCACCGTCGCGACCAGGAAACCTGGTTTAATGAAAAG TCCACGACGTTGTCCAAGGAGGTGGCCGCCAGCACCGAGACCATCCAGACCACCAAGACAGAGGTCAATGACCTCAGACGCACCCTGCAGGGCCTGGAGATCGAGCTGCAGTCGCAGCTCAGCATG AAAGCAGCCATTGACAACACCTTGCGAGAGACCGAGGCTCGTTACAGCGCCATGCTGACCGGCTACCAGAACCAGATCAACATGCTGGAGCAGGAGCTGGGCAACGTGCGCTCCAGCATAGAGCAGCAGGGCCAGGACTACAGGATGCTGCTGGATATCAagaccaggctggagcaggagatctCCACCTACAGGAACCTCCTGGAGACCGAGGAATCCAGGTGCCATTCAAATA GTGGAACCAAatccactgtcacacacaccacagtgcgCTCATCCAGCTAG